From one Lotus japonicus ecotype B-129 chromosome 3, LjGifu_v1.2 genomic stretch:
- the LOC130743697 gene encoding protein FAR1-RELATED SEQUENCE 5-like produces MVDDDGSNQVSGGPETDGEDDDAEYVKNILELTDDDVMGLEFDSEEEAVKFYERYGQCFGFGVRKDNVYRGPKGCVVTRQLVCSKEGARHKKYMERGDRVRAPKPITRVSCPARFRVRYERNSGKWKVTLFEKSHNHELTPVDKVHLISSFRQISESDKAQINSLKIHGVRTCNIMGLMLGQKGGHESLGFTKKDLYNHIDKEKRIRVGNGDAVAALSYFEAKSESDPMFFSKYTKTVDENLKDLFWSDGVSRLDYHAFGDVVAFDSTYKRNKYNKPLVIFCGYNHHGQTTIFACALLTDESANTYKWVLETFAECMFQKHPKAVVTDGCLAMKEAIRCIFPNARHRLCSWHIQQTAIEKLKHSEFLDEFSGLIYAKMNAEKFERLWAEAVEKYDLANNEWVRYMYGLKTMWAAAYMKDLFFAGIRTTSMCEGINSFIKSYVQCKNSLIDFIHNFERVVKEYRHNELVADFTTMYTEPVLTTPLREIEIGFSKLLTRKMFEEVKSQIQRVGGLEITQRAEVNGVVMLRMHKFLYERREYVVLYDKHSVKFVCDCGNFEYCGIPCSHIICAMRKERVDEIPPSLICKRWSRNAKVEIMHHINNSVAENDVKKLAMLRRGVLSAACNILNAVACENVNDFPEVIVDIYKLAEKVQRRRAGNSRLRIGPFLIGDPAVVTTRGRKKNVGKKKRLCGRCRMSGHTTRKCTQLPHPDGSLDVDTGDSSVEFGEDDSVQDQVDGLMLDNGRKRKVRSTKNTPNAKGKTATPNRRTGTPRGKNATPNKISSTANGKAKHLRDDHATEAGGVQHYSHYPMNMANEFAMFPQFPENGNYQSYPGIRISEPGSSSTIPKFMSYLNEVERNAMVARVEKCTWCAKACMPDFVDSRHG; encoded by the exons ATGGTTGATGATGATGGAAGTAATCAAGTATCTGGCGGACCTGAAACTGATGGGGAGGATGATGATGCTGAGTATGTGAAGAATATTTTAGAGTTGACAGATGATGACGTAATGGGTCTTGAATTTGATTCGGAGGAAGAAGCAGTAAAGTTTTATGAACGATACGGGCAATGTTTTGGTTTTGGGGTAAGGAAGGATAATGTGTATCGTGGACCCAAGGGTTGTGTTGTTACACGTCAATTAGTTTGCAGTAAAGAGGGGGCAAGGCACAAGAAATACATGGAACGTGGTGATCGGGTTAGAGCTCCAAAGCCAATTACAAGAGTCTCATGTCCGGCCAGATTTCGCGTTCGTTATGAAAGAAACTCAGGTAAGTGGAAAGTAACTCTTTTTGAGAAGTCTCACAATCATGAATTGACTCCGGTTGACAAAGTACATCTGATTTCTTCATTTCGCCAAATAAGTGAGTCTGACAAGGCCCAGATTAATAGCCTTAAGATCCACGGTGTTCGGACATGTAATATAATGGGGTTGATGTTAGGGCAGAAAGGTGGTCATGAATCTTTGGGCTTTACTAAGAAGGATCTGTACAATCATATTGACAAGGAGAAGCGGATAAGAGTTGGGAACGGTGATGCAGTTGCTGCTTTATCCTATTTTGAGGCAAAGTCTGAGAGTGATCCTATGTTTTTTTCTAAGTATACTAAAACTGTTGATGAAAATTTGAAAGACCTGTTTTGGAGTGATGGAGTAAGCAGATTAGATTATCATGCATTTGGTGATGTTGTTGCTTTTGACAGTACATATAAAAGGAACAAGTACAACAAGCCTCTTGTTATTTTCTGTGGCTATAATCATCATGGGCAAACAACAATTTTTGCATGCGCTTTGCTAACAGATGAGTCGGCTAATACATATAAGTGGGTTTTGGAAACTTTTGCTGAATGTATGTTTCAGAAGCATCCGAAAGCAGTTGTTACTGATGGTTGTTTGGCTATGAAAGAAGCCATTCGGTGTATCTTTCCTAATGCCCGTCATAGGTTGTGTTCATGGCACATTCAACAAACTGCAATTGAAAAGTTAAAGCATTCAGAGTTTCTGGATGAATTTTCAGGGCTGATTTATGCTAAAATGAATGCAGAAAAATTTGAGAGATTGTGGGCTGAAGCTGTTGAAAAGTATGATCTTGCTAATAATGAGTGGGTGAGATATATGTATGGGTTGAAGACAATGTGGGCGGCGGCTTATATGAAGGATCTATTCTTCGCAGGCATAAGAACCACTTCAATGTGTGAAGGGATTAACTCATTTATCAAGAGTTATGTGCAGTGTAAAAACAGTTTGATTGATTTTATCCACAATTTTGAAAGGGTTGTCAAGGAGTACCGACACAATGAGTTGGTAGCAGATTTTACAACTATGTACACGGAGCCTGTGCTAACAACTCCACTCCGTGAAATTGAAATTGGCTTTTCCAAGCTTTTGACAAGGAAGATGTTTGAAGAAGTGAAATCTCAGATTCAACGTGTGGGTGGCTTAGAAATTACTCAAAGGGCAGAGGTAAATGGTGTGGTCATGTTGAGGATGCATAAGTTTTTGTATGAGCGGCGTGAATACGTTGTTTTATATGATAAGCATTCTGTGAAATTTGTATGTGATTGTGGAAACTTTGAGTATTGTGGTATTCCTTGCTCCCACATCATATGTGCGATGAGAAAAGAAAGGGTTGATGAAATTCCTCCTAGTCTTATATGTAAACGCTGGTCAAGGAATGCTAAAGTTGaaatcatgcatcatattaATAATTCTGTTGCTGAAAATGATGTCAAGAAATTAGCTATGCTGCGCAGGGGTGTGTTGTCAGCTGCTTGCAACATACTGAACGCAGTAGCTTGTGAAAATGTTAATGACTTTCCTGAGGTTATTGTGGATATTTACAAGCTGGCTGAAAAGGTCCAAAGGCGCCGGGCAGGAAACTCTCGACTACGCATTGGTCCATTTTTGATTGGTGATCCCGCTGTGGTTACTACAAGGGGCCGCAAGAAGAATGTTGGGAAGAAAAAAAGGCTATGTGGTAGATGCAGGATGAGTGGGCATACAACCCGCAAGTGCACACAATTGCCTCACCCAGATGGTTCTCTTGATGTTGATACGGGTGATTCCTCTGTTGAGTTTGGCGAGGACGATAGTGTGCAGGATCAG GTTGATGGTCTTATGCTGGATAATGGAAGGAAGCGGAAAGTACGATCAACAAAAAACACGCCAAATGCAAAAGGGAAAACAGCAACGCCAAACAGGAGAACTGGAACACCGAGAGGGAAAAATGCCACACCAAACAAAATATCTTCAACAGCAAATGGGAAAGCCAAG CATTTGAGGGATGATCATGCTACAGAAGCTGGTGGAGTTCAGCATTATTCGCATTATCCAATGAATATGGCAAATGAATTTGCAATGTTCCCTCAATTTCCTGAAAACGGAAATTACCAATCATACCCTGGTATACGTATTTCAGAACCAGGTTCTTCTTCCACAATTCCTAAG TTTATGAGTTATTTGAATGAAGTTGAACGGAATGCGATGGTTGCACGGGTTGAA AAATGCACTTGGTGTGCTAAGGCATGTATGCCAGATTTTGTTGATTCCAGACATGGTTAA
- the LOC130743698 gene encoding zinc finger BED domain-containing protein RICESLEEPER 2-like, which yields MEQPNQHLSSTPSPIDTQAAGPSNVTQPAGASIGGSQPTQGAETDIARADPVVLPPPPEVEGANPKKKRKPNASGPRTTASIWKHFTRLPENEVQDPTAACNYCGKRYLCDSKTHGTTNLNTHLKICIKYTYAISNDPSQTVLNLASGDLAATSLRFNVEACRKAVAMFVILDEHAFRAVEGEGFKFLCNQLQPQFTVPSRFTVARDCYLIYLDEKVRLRAFFRSNCSRVALTTDCWTSVQNLSYLVLTAHFVDNDWRYQKRIISFSTVPNHKGETIGKVVEEVLREWGLRNLSTITVDNASSNDVAVAHLKKRFKNMNGLVLDGQFFHMRCCAHILNLVVNDGLKDMSGCITSIRNAVRFVRSSTQRHDKFMECIEFSRISSKKLVCLDVPTRWNSTYLMLDAAEKFQVAFEKLEFEDPNYLESFGVAGPPTSADWDKARAFIRFLKFFYEATQMFSSSLHVSVHTTFHQLAVIYSELVQYCHSSNPTLSRMGMDMKLKYDKYWGSIANINHLLYFGVIFDPRYKLKYVRWCFSKMYNEDPNLIKELITSINENLSRMYDCYSAAHNEENRQDQGQSSHGPLGPLEGSTSGSKSAEIPTFLEMANAFQQHLEQESSFESKNELERYLDEACVKDNGKFELLVWWRQNSSRFPILSILVKDVLATPVSTVASESAFSTGGRVLDTYRSSLNPEVAEALICTQNWMRQSSNQPKELDVVDVFDQSEKVITEFRGLIISGRARRCAAGAGSSQSQPIQNVVLITIEGILIGALLLKSMCIYNCWLMESAPKRFPGNTITGYSLEAPMLVVYMDEMSLEGWKSLIECPKIHASLMVKIEECNLSYDYGSVT from the exons ATGGAGCAACCTAATCAACACTTGTCTTCGACACCATCTCCAATAGACACCCAAGCAGCTGGACCATCCAATGTAACTCAACCAGCAGGTGCTTCTATTGGTGGAAGTCAACCCACTCAAGGTGCTGAGACTGATATTGCTAGGGCTGATCCTGTTGTGCTTCCCCCACCCCCTGAAGTTGAAGGGGCTAATCCTAAGAAAAAGCGTAAGCCAAATGCTAGCGGTCCGCGTACAACAGCTTCTATATGGAAGCACTTTACCAGATTACCTGAAAATGAAGTTCAAGACCCCACTGCTGCTTGCAACTACTGTGGTAAGAGGTATTTGTGTGATAGCAAGACTCATGGCACCACAAACTTGAACACCCACTTGAAAATTTGCATTAAGTACACCTATGCAATCAGTAATGATCCAAGCCAGACTGTCCTTAATTTAGCTTCTGGGGACCTGGCAGCAACTAGCCTTAGATTTAATGTTGAAGCATGTAGGAAGGCAGTTGCGATGTTTGTTATCTTAGATGAACACGCTTTTAGAGCTGTTGAGGGAGAGGGATTTAAATTTCTATGTAACCAATTGCAACCTCAATTCACAGTTCCGTCTAGATTTACTGTTGCTAGGGACTGTTATCTGATTTACCTTGATGAAAAAGTGAGGCTGAGAGCCTTTTTTAGGTCAAATTGTAGTAGGGTGGCCCTTACAACTGATTGTTGGACATCAGTTCAGAACCTAAGTTACCTAGTCTTGACTGCTCATTTCGTAGATAATGATTGGAGGTATCAAAAAAGAATTATCAGCTTTTCAACAGTACCTAATCATAAAGGTGAGACAATAGGGAAGGTTGTTGAGGAAGTTTTGAGGGAGTGGGGGCTTAGAAATCTGTCCACAATCACCGTTGACAATGCATCTTCAAATGATGTTGCTGTAGCTCACTTGAAAAAAAGATTTAAGAACATGAATGGTTTGGTCTTAGATGGCCAATTCTTCCACATGAGATGCTGTGCTCACATTTTAAACCTGGTAGTGAATGATGGTTTAAAGGATATGAGTGGTTGTATCACAAGCATTCGTAATGCGGTTAGGTTTGTTCGGTCATCTACTCAAAGGCATGACAAATTCATGGAATGCATTGAGTTTTCTAGGATATCTTCCAAGAAACTAGTTTGTCTTGATGTTCCTACTCGATGGAACTCGACTTACTTGATGTTGGATGCAGCTGAGAAGTTCCAAGTTGCATTTGAAAAGCTGGAGTTTGAGGATCCCAATTACTTGGAAAGCTTTGGTGTTGCTGGTCCCCCTACTAGTGCAGATTGGGATAAGGCAAGAGCTTTTATTAGATTTctgaaatttttttatgaggCCACACAAATGTTTTCATCATCCTTGCATGTTAGTGTGCATACTACCTTTCACCAGCTTGCTGTAATTTATAGTGAGCTTGTGCAGTATTGTCATAGTTCAAATCCTACTTTGAGTAGAATGGGTATGGATATGAAGCTCAAGTATGATAAGTATTGGGGTAGCATTGCTAACATTAATCATCTCCTTTATTTTGGGGTCATCTTTGATCCTCGATATAAGTTGAAGTATGTAAGGTGGTGCTTTTCTAAAATGTATAATGAGGACCCAAATCTGATAAAAGAGCTCATAACTAGCATTAATGAGAATCTGTCCAGAATGTACGATTGCTATTCTGCTGCTCATAATGAAGAAAATAGGCAAGATCAAGGGCAATCATCTCATGGACCATTGGGTCCTTTGGAGGGGAGTACATCTGGGTCAAAATCTGCTGAAATTCCAACTTTCTTAGAAATGGCAAATGCTTTTCAGCAGCATCTTGAGCAAGAAAGTTCATTTGAAAGTAAAAATGAGCTTGAGAGATACTTAGATGAAGCTTGTGTTAAAGATAATGGCAAGTTTGAGCTGCTAGTATGGTGGAGGCAGAATTCATCAAGATTTCCAATCTTGTCAATTCTGGTCAAGGATGTTTTGGCTACTCCAGTTTCAACAGTGGCTTCTGAGAGTGCATTTAGCACTGGTGGTAGAGTCTTGGACACTTATAGGAGCTCTCTAAAccctgaagttgcagaagcacTGATTTGTACTCAAAACTGGATGAGACAATCTTCCAATCAGCCCAAAGAACTTGATGTTGTTGATGTATTTGACCAATCTGAAAAAGTTATAACAG AATTTCGAGGCTTGATCATTTCTGGAAGGGCTAGAAGATGTGCTGCTGGTGCTGGATCTTCTCAGTCACAGCCAAT CCAAAATGTGGTGTTGATCACCATTGAAGGAATATTAATTGGAGCTCTACTATTGAAAAGTATGTGTATTTAT AATTGTTGGCTAATGGAGAGTGCTCCTAAAAGATTCCCAGGGAATACAATTACTGGTTATTCCCTTGAAGCTCCTATGCTAGTAGTGTACATGGATGAG ATGTCACTTGAGGGCTGGAAGAGTTTGATAGAGTGCCCCAAGATTCATGCAAGTTTGATGGTGAAGATTGAAGAATG CAATTTAAGCTATGACTATGGGTCTGTAACTTGA